GTGAACGTACCCTGCCGGTCCCGAGGCACGTCGATCCGCACATCACCCACATCGGTCCGTACCGTTTTCGACGACGTGCCGTTCCGCTCGTTCACCCCGAACTTCCCGGCAACATCACCCTTCACATAACCCAGATGATCATCAAGCTCGGCGTTCAGCGCCGACTCCAGCACCGTCTTCGTCACCTGCCGCAACAGCCCGTTCGGGCCGACCAGCGACACACCATCCGCACGGGCCTTGTCGATCAACTCCCGGGCAACCCGCACATCAAGATCATCACCAGCGGAGCCCGCACCGGCAGCCGAGCCGGCCGCCCTGTCTTCACCTGTCAACCTAGATCCTTCCCAACCGGAGCGACCGCTCCAGCATGGTCAAGATCACCCACCACCCACAAGATCACGGACAGTCCCCGTCGCCAGGGCAGACTCCCGTCCGGTAGCGGCCAGTGGGTGAGCATTCTCGCCGCCAGGCATCCGATGCCTAGACGGCTAGACGGCTTATTCCAAGGGGTGCGGAGACGGCGACGAGGATGAGGGGGTCCATGATCGTTGTGTGACGAACAACCTGGACACCCTCGCGACCGTACTCTACGTGAAGACCGATGATCTGCTGAAGGAGTCGCCCCAGCTGGTGCCGTGGCGGCCACGGGTGGGTATTGCGCCCGAGCTCACCGGCGCGGAGTCGGTGACGCTGGCAGTGATGCAAGCGTTGCTCGGGTTCACTGAACCGCCCCGGGATCGGTGGAGACTCTGGGATCTACTTGTCCCGACCCGGCCTGGGACAGATCCTGGCGGCCCGGGTCGGTCCTCGGCGAGTTCGGCGACGACGAGCACCCGCTACGCCACCGCCAAGAACCGCAAGAACTACGCTGGCACCCAGCCCTATCATCCGCCAGTCCGACAAGAAGAAGACCGTGCTGGCCCGCTTCATCCACAACGCCCGGCTCGTCGACGCCCTGCACCAGCAGGCCTTCTGCGCCCTCAGCGCCTCACCAGGCGCCCGCGCCTACTCCGACGAACTCCGCCGCCGCATGAATCACCACGCCGCCCTCCGTCAGCTATCCAACCGGCTGGTCGGCATCCTTCACGGCTGCCTCAAAACCGGGTATCACCTACAACGAACACACCGCATGGGCACGCCACAACCAAGATCAACAAACTGCCGCTTGACAAACAAAGCCCATGGGATATCTAAGCCGTCCCACCACAAGCGGCCGGCACGAACACAGTGCTTCACCCGACGTTCACCCGCGGCTCTTTGGGCAGGTCCCGCTGCCGTCGCATCGGACCGGGTACGAGAGTCAACCCGGAGAGCATGAACAGAGCAGCCATGCAGAACAACGTCGCCCGTGGACCGATCACCGTGGCCAGCGCACCGCCCAACAGCGCGCCGACCGGGATCGTGCTGTAGTTGATGACGAGCATGGTCGAGACCACCTTGCCCTGCAGATCGGCCGGGCAGTAGGTCTGGCGGAAGCTGCTTAGGATGATGTTGCCGGACACGACCGACACCAGCATCACCAGCGAGCCAGCGATGAACAGCAGGATTCCCGGCCCCGGGGCAGCAAGCGGAACGAGCAGCGCGGCAGGACCGGCGCACAGTTGCCAGATGAACAGTCCCCGGCCAGTGCCGAAACGGCGGCTTATCGGTTGGGCAGCCAGCGCGCCCAGAATTCCCCCGATGCTGATCGCAGCAAGCGCCAGACCCACGACCACGGGACTGGCGTCGAGCGTCCGGACAAGGAAGACGACCCTGATCGCCTCATAACCGTCGATCGCCAGGTTCGCCAGCGCGCAGTAGAACACGATGGGCCGAAGGTAGGGGTCACTGGCGACGAACCGGAGTCCGACGAGAATCTGCCTGCGAATGGGCAAACGGTCCGCGGCGGGGCGTAGGCGTGGCGCCGACCGCCGAGACCGCAGCAAGCACACGGTCGACACGAGGAAGGTCACGGCGTTGAACAGCAGGCCGACAACTGCTCCTACCCATTGGGCGAGCACACCCGCGACTGTGGGGCCGACGATATCCGCAGCCGACTCGCTGCCTTGCAGCTTGGCGTTTGCCTCGATCAGGTGTTCCTTACCGATTATCTCCGGCAGGTAGACTCGGTAGGCGGTGTTGAAGAAGACCGAAGCAGTGCCAGCGACGACAGCGGCGATCACCAGCCAAGTATAGCTCAGGACGCCGAACCACCAGGCGAGCGGGGCGCTCGCGAACGCCACCACGGACACGAAGTTGCAGGCGACCATGACCGCACGCCGAGGAAGCTGGTCGACCCAGACACCGGCAGGTAGGCCGACGACCAACCATGGCACCCATGACGCTGCGGCCAGCGCCGCGACTTGAAAGGTGCTGGACTGCAGGGTAACCACTGCGATAAGGGGCATGGTGGCAACCGCCACGCTGTTCCCCACAGCGCTCGTGGTTTCTCCGAACCATAGCAGGAAGAATGTCCTGTCGAGCAAGAGCCCCAGCCGCTTCCGGACGGCGCCCGTGGTGCCGGGGACGCCGGAGCCAGCGGATGCCTCGGAAACATCCGTCTCGTTCGTCATGCTGCTCTCCCCAGTCAATGATCTGCGGATCGTCACGTTACTCCGGCCGGCCTCACTCGCCGGCCGGTGACCAGTACAACCAGCCGGACCGTCGACTCGCTATCGCTCCCGCGCGCCCCGGCGCGATACGCGGGACACCGGCGATGGGGTTTGCATACCGGATCGATAGGCGCTGCCTGTTGACTCTTTCTCAGCCGTCCCGGCCGAGGCCAGACGGCATCTCCTGCGGGTTCGAAGGAAGGTGGTCAGTGTGCTGTCTCGTCGCCTGAGCTGCTTCCCGTGCGGGGACCGTTAATGCGCATCGGAGTGCTCGGCTGGGACCGCGAAGAGTCGGAATCGCTCAGCCTCCTCGAACATGGGCTCTACCGAGGGCATGACATGACGCTGTTCACCCTCGACGACGTGGGGTGCCGACCGGGTGGAACCGGTGTCGAACCCTGTGTCGGGCAGATGCCGGTCAGTACGTTCGACCTCATCATGTGCAGGCCGGAGCTCAGGCCCGACCGGATCCAGATCGACTACGAGCGGTTCGCACTACTGTCCGATGTTCCCGGTGTGGTGACGATGGACGCCGCCACACCCTACTTCCTGGTGGAGAACAAGCTGCTCGCGCTGCGCCAGTTGGCCGATGTGGGGTTGCCGATCGCGCCCAGCCTGACCTGCACAACGGTCGCGGAAGTCGCGGACGCTCTTGAGCGTTGGGGACGCGTCGTGCTCAAGCCCTCCTTCGGATATGGCGGGAACGACGTGGAACGTGTCGGTGAGGTGGAAGCGGACCGGCCGGTGATCGACTATCTGCTCGGCAGGTATCGTTTGCTGTTGTGCCAACCTTTCCTGCCGCATCCGGAAGGAGACTTCCGCATCACGGTTGTCGGTGACCGGGCTCCGCTGAACTTCCGACGAGTGCCAGCTTCGGACCACTGGAAGGCCAACACGATGCTCGGCGCGACTGTCCACGAGGCCGAACCTCCCGCCGAGTTGATCGATATGGCGATCGAAGCGGCACGGGCGGTCGGCATCACGGTCGCTGGCCTCGACTTCGTGCCCGACGGCAACGGCTACCGCATTCTGGAGATCAACAACACCCCCGGCTGGTATCTCTCCCGCAAGGAACTGCGGACGCATCTCCTGGACGCCATCTTCCTGGCGGCAGAATCCCATCCCGACCTTCGTTGATGAGGAGTCGTCATGTCTGGACAGTTCATGGCTTCGATGGCAAGCGACGGCACGTACGAGAGCATCGCCGGCGCCGGTGCCGAACCGCCAGTCGTCAACTCGTACGATCACTGGTCCAGCTTGGAGGAGGTGATTGTCGGGGAACCTTCCTTTCTTGCCTACGACGACGACGTAAGCTTCCGGTTGTTCTTCTGCGCCGACCTGGACTCCCCGGTGTCGCCGGGTGTACGGGAGCCGTGGACGGTACCCACCGGCACGTTGGCGGAACGGCAGCTCGCGAAGGAGATGGCGGAAGACCTTGCCGCTTTCGTCGATTTGCTGCAGGAACACGACGTGCGAGTGCGCACACCCGAGACTCGGCCCGATCCGCGGCGCGTGGAGACTCCGGACTGGTGGACGATCGATGGGCATTCCGTCATGCCACGAGACCTACTCCTGGTCGTGGGCGACGAAATCATCGAAACGGCACCGCTCGTTCGCTGCCGGTACCTGGAGGCTGACCTCTACAAGGATCTGCTTATCGAGTATTTTGCCCGTGGGGCGAAATGGACCGTAGCCCCGCACTCCCGGTTACGCCCCGAGAACTTTGACTACACGTACGCGCTGGCCAACGGGTACACCGGCCCGGTACCAGCGAACCCGCGGTACGAGATTATGTTCGACGGCGCGCAGACGGTCCGTATCGGCCGGGATGTGCTGTTCAACTGCTCGACGGAGAACCACCGGCTGGGCATGCGCTGGCTCGCCCGGCACCTCGGCGACAACTACCGGGTGCACGAGATCAACGTGGTCGACAACCATGTCGACACGCGCGTCGTCCCGCTGCGCCCTGGAACCCTGCTGCTGCATCACGATGTGCGACTCTCACAGTTACCCGCGTTTCTCCACGACTGGGACATCATCCGTTACTCCCCGCCGCCTGACCGCCTCGGCCGCGATCTCTACGGTGACCGCCCGGTGCTCTCAGCGCCGTCGCTGGGGATGAACGTTCTGTCGCTCGACGAGGAACGCGTCGTGGTGCAGGAGGATGAAACGGCACTGATGAAGGATCTCGCCAAAGCCGGCTTCAACCCGTTGCCTTGCCGATGGCGGCACGGGCGCATCGTGGGCGGAGGCTTTCATTGCATGACCTTGGACGTGCGCCGCCGCAGTGTCCTTGAGGACTACACCTCCTGAGTCGAGAAGACCTGGACCGTTCCCGGTTGGGTGGACATTGGGAGGGTCGCCCGGTTCTTCGGGAGATATGGGTGTGGGTTCGACATGCCGTCGATTTACCAAGGAGTACAAGGCGCAGGCAGTCGAGTTTGTCATCGATG
The sequence above is drawn from the Amycolatopsis aidingensis genome and encodes:
- a CDS encoding MFS transporter, with the protein product MTNETDVSEASAGSGVPGTTGAVRKRLGLLLDRTFFLLWFGETTSAVGNSVAVATMPLIAVVTLQSSTFQVAALAAASWVPWLVVGLPAGVWVDQLPRRAVMVACNFVSVVAFASAPLAWWFGVLSYTWLVIAAVVAGTASVFFNTAYRVYLPEIIGKEHLIEANAKLQGSESAADIVGPTVAGVLAQWVGAVVGLLFNAVTFLVSTVCLLRSRRSAPRLRPAADRLPIRRQILVGLRFVASDPYLRPIVFYCALANLAIDGYEAIRVVFLVRTLDASPVVVGLALAAISIGGILGALAAQPISRRFGTGRGLFIWQLCAGPAALLVPLAAPGPGILLFIAGSLVMLVSVVSGNIILSSFRQTYCPADLQGKVVSTMLVINYSTIPVGALLGGALATVIGPRATLFCMAALFMLSGLTLVPGPMRRQRDLPKEPRVNVG
- a CDS encoding ATP-grasp domain-containing protein, whose amino-acid sequence is MRIGVLGWDREESESLSLLEHGLYRGHDMTLFTLDDVGCRPGGTGVEPCVGQMPVSTFDLIMCRPELRPDRIQIDYERFALLSDVPGVVTMDAATPYFLVENKLLALRQLADVGLPIAPSLTCTTVAEVADALERWGRVVLKPSFGYGGNDVERVGEVEADRPVIDYLLGRYRLLLCQPFLPHPEGDFRITVVGDRAPLNFRRVPASDHWKANTMLGATVHEAEPPAELIDMAIEAARAVGITVAGLDFVPDGNGYRILEINNTPGWYLSRKELRTHLLDAIFLAAESHPDLR